Proteins co-encoded in one Actinomadura luteofluorescens genomic window:
- a CDS encoding cysteine protease StiP family protein, which produces MKPLYGPAFGSYPAEDVAWLLKDLSHARLEAPTEEREAAIQSGRAHYAESLPVEYQPGPEYRRLFHDALEASAERLAYATGLVTEMILAERGPDAVLVSLARAGTPVGILMRRWARYAHGLDVPHYAVSIVRGRGIDTVALRYLNEHHHPASVMFVDGWTGKGAITKELTAALAEHPFPSDLAVLADPGRCTSFYGTRDDFLIPSACLNSTVSGLVSRTVLNDSLIGPGDFHGAKFYADLAPDDVSGVFVDAVCARFAHVAERVAKDLPQLRAADRTPDWSGWEAVRRSAQAEGIDDLNLVKPGIGETTRVLLRRVPWKVLVRADAGPEVAHIRLLARERDVPVHEVEPGRFPYACMGFIHPRFGKGAVQ; this is translated from the coding sequence GTGAAGCCGCTGTACGGGCCGGCCTTCGGCAGCTACCCGGCGGAGGACGTCGCCTGGCTGCTCAAGGACCTCTCCCACGCGCGGCTCGAAGCGCCCACGGAGGAACGCGAGGCCGCGATCCAGTCGGGGCGGGCGCACTACGCCGAGTCGCTCCCGGTCGAATACCAGCCGGGCCCGGAGTACCGGCGGCTTTTCCACGACGCGCTGGAGGCGTCCGCCGAACGGCTCGCCTACGCGACCGGGCTCGTCACCGAGATGATCCTCGCCGAGCGCGGCCCGGACGCCGTCCTGGTGTCGCTGGCGCGCGCCGGGACGCCCGTCGGCATCCTGATGCGGCGCTGGGCCCGGTACGCGCACGGCCTTGACGTCCCGCACTACGCGGTCAGCATCGTCCGCGGCCGGGGCATCGACACGGTCGCCCTGCGGTACCTCAACGAGCACCACCACCCGGCATCCGTGATGTTCGTGGACGGCTGGACGGGCAAGGGCGCCATCACCAAGGAACTGACCGCCGCCCTGGCCGAGCATCCGTTCCCGTCCGATCTCGCCGTGCTGGCGGATCCGGGACGGTGCACGTCCTTCTACGGCACTCGGGACGACTTCCTCATCCCGTCCGCCTGCCTCAACTCGACCGTGTCGGGCCTGGTGAGCCGGACGGTCCTGAACGACTCCCTCATCGGGCCCGGAGACTTCCACGGTGCGAAGTTCTACGCCGATCTGGCCCCGGACGACGTGTCGGGCGTCTTCGTCGACGCGGTCTGCGCGCGCTTCGCGCACGTGGCCGAACGCGTCGCCAAGGACCTGCCGCAGCTCCGCGCGGCCGACCGCACGCCCGACTGGTCGGGATGGGAGGCCGTCCGGCGCAGCGCCCAGGCGGAGGGCATCGACGACCTGAACCTCGTCAAACCGGGGATCGGAGAGACGACGCGCGTGCTGCTGAGGCGCGTCCCCTGGAAGGTGCTCGTGCGGGCCGACGCCGGTCCGGAAGTGGCCCACATCAGGCTGCTCGCCCGCGAACGCGACGTGCCCGTCCACGAGGTCGAGCCCGGCCGGTTCCCCTACGCGTGCATGGGATTCATCCATCCCCGGTTCGGAAAAGGGGCCGTGCAGTGA